In one Micromonospora polyrhachis genomic region, the following are encoded:
- a CDS encoding VWA domain-containing protein, producing the protein MIRFLQPWWLLALLPVLAIAGLYVWRQLHRRSYAMRFTNVDLLRTLAPKGLGWRRHAAAGAFLLSLIALATGMARPSIDTKEPLERATIMLAIDVSLSMQAADVSPNRLEAAQEAAKQFVAELPPTFNLGLVAFAKSANVLVPPTKDRPAVTQAIDGLVLAEATATGEAVFTCLEAIRSVPADGTAEIPPARIVLLSDGYRTSGRSVEEAGAAAQTANVPVSTIAFGTDAGMVEIGGQVQRVPVDRQALAQLAETTQGYFYEAASVSELKQVYQDMGSSIGFRTEPREITQWYAGIALLFALSAAGMSLLWTSRML; encoded by the coding sequence ATGATCCGTTTTCTGCAGCCATGGTGGCTGCTGGCCCTGCTGCCCGTGCTCGCCATTGCCGGGTTGTACGTCTGGCGACAGCTGCACCGTCGGTCGTACGCGATGCGGTTCACCAACGTGGACCTGCTCCGTACCCTGGCCCCCAAGGGGTTGGGCTGGCGGCGGCACGCGGCCGCCGGGGCGTTCCTGCTCAGCCTGATCGCCCTGGCCACCGGCATGGCCCGGCCGTCGATCGACACCAAGGAACCGCTCGAACGGGCCACCATCATGCTGGCCATCGACGTGTCCCTGTCGATGCAGGCCGCCGACGTGTCGCCGAACCGGTTGGAGGCGGCCCAGGAGGCGGCCAAGCAGTTCGTCGCCGAGCTGCCCCCGACGTTCAACCTCGGCCTGGTGGCCTTCGCCAAGTCCGCCAACGTCCTGGTGCCGCCCACCAAGGACCGGCCGGCGGTGACGCAGGCCATCGACGGTCTGGTGCTGGCCGAGGCCACGGCCACCGGCGAGGCGGTCTTCACCTGTCTGGAGGCGATCCGGTCGGTGCCGGCCGATGGCACCGCGGAGATCCCGCCGGCCCGGATCGTGCTGCTTTCTGACGGTTACCGCACCTCGGGACGGTCGGTGGAGGAAGCGGGCGCGGCGGCCCAGACGGCCAACGTGCCGGTCTCCACCATCGCCTTCGGCACCGACGCCGGCATGGTGGAAATCGGTGGCCAGGTCCAGCGGGTGCCGGTGGACCGGCAGGCGCTCGCCCAACTCGCCGAAACCACCCAGGGCTACTTCTACGAGGCGGCTTCGGTCAGTGAGCTGAAGCAGGTCTACCAGGACATGGGCAGCTCGATCGGGTTCCGTACCGAGCCCCGGGAGATCACCCAGTGGTACGCCGGCATCGCCCTGCTCTTCGCGCTCTCGGCGGCCGGCATGAGTCTGCTGTGGACGTCCCGGATGCTGTGA
- a CDS encoding beta-ketoacyl-ACP reductase — protein sequence MARTVLVTGGNRGIGLAIAQAFAKQGDRVAVTHRGSDVPADLFGVRCDITDSAQVDEAFSTVEAELGPVEVLVANAGITDDTLLLRMSEEQFTRVIDTNLTGAFRVAKRASAKMLRARWGRMIFISSVIGLYGGPGQVNYAASKAGLVGVARSITRELGSRNITANVVAPGFIDTDMTAALSEERQAEIRKAIPTGRMATPDEVAGPVVWLASDAASYISGAVIPVDGGLGMGH from the coding sequence GTGGCCCGTACCGTGTTGGTGACCGGCGGTAACCGGGGTATCGGCCTGGCCATCGCCCAGGCCTTCGCCAAGCAGGGAGACCGGGTGGCGGTGACCCACCGGGGCAGCGACGTGCCAGCCGACCTCTTCGGCGTACGGTGCGACATCACCGACTCGGCCCAGGTCGACGAGGCGTTCTCGACGGTCGAGGCGGAGCTGGGCCCGGTCGAGGTGCTGGTCGCCAACGCCGGCATCACCGACGACACGCTGCTGCTGCGGATGTCCGAGGAACAGTTCACCCGGGTGATCGACACCAACCTGACCGGTGCCTTCCGGGTGGCCAAGCGGGCCAGCGCCAAGATGCTGCGCGCCCGCTGGGGCCGGATGATCTTCATCTCCTCGGTGATCGGCCTGTACGGCGGCCCCGGCCAGGTCAACTACGCGGCGAGCAAGGCCGGCCTGGTCGGCGTCGCCCGCTCGATCACCCGGGAACTGGGCAGCCGCAACATCACCGCCAACGTGGTGGCACCCGGCTTCATCGACACCGACATGACCGCGGCCCTCTCCGAAGAGCGGCAGGCGGAGATCCGCAAGGCGATTCCGACCGGCCGGATGGCCACCCCCGACGAGGTCGCCGGACCGGTCGTCTGGCTGGCCAGCGACGCCGCCAGCTACATCTCCGGCGCGGTGATCCCGGTCGACGGCGGCCTCGGCATGGGGCACTGA
- a CDS encoding AAA family ATPase → MAQPTTPDTPTPPVAGTPTPPSAGDAPAPGSTPAEDATLLERALFEVKRVIVGQDRMVERMFVALLARGHCLLEGVPGVAKTLAVETLAKVVGGSFARVQFTPDLVPADIVGTRIYRQSSEKFDVELGPVFVNFLLADEINRAPAKVQSALLEVMSERQVSIGGQSHPVPDPFLVMATQNPIEQEGVYPLPEAQRDRFLMKILVGYPSDAEEREIVYRMGIAAPEPSPVFTPTELIALQRKADQVFVHNALVDYTVRLVLATRSPAEHGMPDVGQLIQYGASPRASLGIVRATRALALLRGRDYALPQDVQDIAPDILRHRLVLSYDALADDVPADHIVGRIMSTVPLPSVAPRQNAVATPPVSPPPGAGWPGRMP, encoded by the coding sequence GTGGCCCAGCCGACCACGCCCGACACCCCGACCCCGCCCGTAGCCGGCACCCCGACCCCGCCGTCGGCCGGCGACGCTCCGGCCCCGGGGTCCACCCCGGCCGAGGACGCCACCCTGCTCGAACGTGCGCTGTTCGAGGTCAAGCGGGTGATCGTCGGGCAGGACCGGATGGTGGAGCGGATGTTCGTCGCTCTGCTGGCCCGGGGGCACTGTCTGCTGGAGGGGGTGCCCGGAGTGGCCAAGACCCTCGCCGTGGAGACCCTCGCCAAGGTGGTGGGCGGCAGTTTCGCCCGGGTGCAGTTCACCCCGGACCTGGTACCGGCGGACATCGTGGGCACCCGGATCTACCGTCAGTCGAGTGAGAAGTTCGACGTCGAACTCGGTCCGGTCTTCGTCAACTTCCTGCTCGCCGACGAGATCAACCGGGCTCCGGCCAAGGTACAGTCGGCGCTGCTGGAGGTGATGTCCGAGCGGCAGGTGTCGATCGGTGGCCAATCGCACCCGGTGCCCGATCCCTTCCTGGTGATGGCTACCCAGAACCCGATCGAGCAGGAGGGCGTCTATCCGCTGCCGGAGGCACAGCGGGACCGGTTCCTGATGAAGATCCTGGTCGGCTACCCGAGCGACGCCGAGGAACGCGAGATCGTCTACCGGATGGGGATCGCGGCCCCCGAACCGTCGCCGGTGTTCACCCCGACCGAGCTGATCGCCCTGCAACGCAAGGCCGACCAGGTGTTCGTACACAACGCCCTGGTCGACTACACCGTACGGCTGGTGCTGGCCACCCGGTCGCCGGCCGAGCACGGCATGCCGGACGTCGGGCAGCTCATCCAGTACGGTGCCAGCCCCCGTGCCTCGCTGGGCATCGTCCGGGCCACCCGGGCGCTGGCCCTGCTGCGCGGTCGGGACTACGCGTTGCCGCAGGACGTCCAGGACATCGCCCCGGACATCCTGCGCCACCGGTTGGTGCTCAGCTACGACGCGCTGGCCGACGACGTACCGGCCGACCACATCGTCGGCCGGATCATGAGTACGGTTCCGCTACCGTCGGTCGCCCCCCGACAGAACGCCGTCGCCACACCACCGGTCAGCCCGCCGCCGGGGGCCGGCTGGCCCGGACGGATGCCGTGA
- the fabI gene encoding enoyl-ACP reductase FabI produces the protein MSGLLAGKRLLVTGVITDQSIAFSVAKLAQENGATVVLTGFGRMSLVERIAKRLPEPAPVIELDVANTEHLASLADRVREHVDGLDGVVHSIGFAPASCLGGGFLDAPWEDVATAVHVSAYSYKSLAMAALPLMGPGGSVVGLTLDATKAWPVYDWMGVAKAGLESASRYLALHLGPKGIRSNLVSAGPLRTMAAKSIPGFEQFETAWTERAPLGWSLTNQEPAARACLALLSDWFPATTGEIVHVDGGYHAVGA, from the coding sequence GTGTCTGGACTGCTGGCCGGAAAGCGGCTACTCGTCACCGGCGTCATCACCGACCAGTCGATCGCCTTCTCGGTGGCGAAGCTCGCCCAGGAGAACGGCGCCACCGTCGTACTCACCGGATTCGGTCGGATGTCGCTGGTCGAGCGGATCGCCAAGCGCCTGCCCGAGCCGGCCCCGGTGATCGAACTGGACGTGGCCAACACCGAGCACCTGGCCAGCCTGGCCGACCGGGTACGGGAGCACGTCGACGGGCTCGACGGCGTGGTGCACTCGATCGGGTTCGCCCCCGCGAGCTGCCTGGGCGGTGGCTTTCTCGACGCGCCGTGGGAGGACGTGGCCACGGCGGTGCACGTCTCGGCCTACTCGTACAAGTCGTTGGCCATGGCGGCGCTGCCGCTGATGGGGCCGGGTGGATCGGTCGTCGGGCTCACCCTCGACGCGACCAAGGCGTGGCCGGTCTACGACTGGATGGGTGTGGCCAAGGCCGGGCTGGAGTCCGCCTCCCGTTACCTGGCGCTGCACCTGGGACCGAAGGGCATCCGCAGCAACCTGGTCTCGGCCGGTCCGCTGCGCACCATGGCGGCCAAGTCGATTCCCGGGTTCGAGCAGTTCGAGACCGCCTGGACCGAGCGTGCCCCGTTGGGCTGGAGCCTGACCAACCAGGAGCCCGCTGCCCGGGCCTGCCTGGCGCTGTTGTCCGACTGGTTCCCGGCCACCACCGGTGAGATCGTCCACGTCGACGGCGGCTACCACGCGGTAGGTGCCTGA
- a CDS encoding DUF3097 domain-containing protein: MGRLYGDDVLAGDWRRRRTVPEVAAEPDLVVEDADSGFCGAVVGFESGAVVLEDRHGRRRNFPLLPAAFLLDGKPVTLRRPAPTAAPAARRRTASGSIAVDGVRAQVAKASRIWVEGIHDAALVERIWGDDLRIEGVVVEPLDGIDALAAQVRDFTPGPQRRLGVLVDHLVAGSKESRIVASVTSPHVLVTGHPYVDVWQAVKPAKLGIRAWPVVPPGQPWKEGVCAALGVADPAELWRVILSRVESFHDVETPLINAVERLIDFVTVPAP; encoded by the coding sequence ATGGGGAGGCTGTACGGGGACGACGTACTCGCAGGCGATTGGCGGCGGCGTAGGACGGTGCCAGAGGTTGCCGCCGAACCGGATCTGGTCGTGGAGGATGCCGATTCGGGCTTCTGCGGCGCGGTGGTCGGCTTCGAGTCCGGTGCGGTGGTGTTGGAGGACCGGCACGGCCGACGGCGCAACTTCCCGCTGCTGCCGGCGGCGTTCCTGCTCGACGGGAAGCCGGTGACCCTGCGCAGGCCAGCGCCCACCGCCGCTCCGGCGGCCCGGCGCCGTACGGCCTCCGGCTCGATCGCCGTCGACGGGGTACGTGCCCAGGTGGCGAAGGCGAGCCGGATCTGGGTCGAGGGCATCCACGACGCCGCGCTGGTGGAACGGATCTGGGGCGACGACCTGCGCATCGAGGGTGTGGTCGTGGAGCCGCTGGACGGTATCGACGCCCTCGCCGCACAGGTGCGTGACTTCACCCCGGGACCGCAGCGGCGGCTGGGCGTACTGGTCGACCACCTGGTGGCCGGGTCCAAGGAGAGCCGGATCGTGGCCTCGGTGACCTCGCCGCACGTGCTGGTCACCGGCCACCCCTACGTCGACGTGTGGCAGGCGGTGAAACCGGCCAAGCTCGGTATCCGGGCCTGGCCGGTGGTGCCGCCGGGGCAGCCGTGGAAGGAGGGGGTCTGTGCGGCGCTCGGGGTGGCCGATCCGGCAGAGCTGTGGCGGGTCATCCTCTCCCGGGTGGAGAGCTTTCACGATGTGGAGACTCCGCTGATCAACGCTGTCGAGCGGCTGATCGACTTTGTGACCGTCCCCGCCCCGTAG
- a CDS encoding response regulator, which produces MIRVLIADDQAMVRQGFGALLAAQPDLLVVGDAANGQEAVAAARRLDPDVVLMDVRMPVLDGLAATRQLIGDRREPTRPRVLILTTFDLDDYVYEALRAGASGFLLKDAPAAELVHAVRVVAAGDALLAPAVTRRLIAEFAARPSRDRPRPTSLAALTARETEVLRLIARGRSNGEIAAELVVAEQTVKTHVGRVLGKLGLRDRAQAVVVAYESGLVAAGE; this is translated from the coding sequence ATGATCCGGGTGTTGATCGCCGACGACCAGGCGATGGTGCGGCAGGGCTTCGGAGCGTTACTGGCTGCCCAGCCGGATCTGCTGGTCGTCGGGGATGCCGCCAACGGGCAGGAGGCCGTCGCCGCCGCTCGCCGACTGGATCCCGACGTCGTGCTGATGGACGTCCGGATGCCGGTACTCGACGGCCTGGCCGCCACCCGACAACTGATCGGCGACCGGCGGGAGCCGACCCGGCCCCGGGTGCTCATCCTGACCACGTTCGACCTCGACGACTACGTCTACGAGGCGTTACGGGCCGGAGCCAGCGGGTTCCTGCTCAAGGACGCCCCGGCCGCCGAACTCGTCCACGCGGTACGGGTGGTCGCCGCCGGTGACGCGCTGCTCGCGCCGGCGGTGACCCGGCGGTTGATCGCCGAGTTCGCCGCCCGCCCCAGCCGGGACCGCCCCCGGCCCACCTCGCTGGCCGCCCTCACCGCCCGGGAGACCGAGGTGCTCCGGTTGATCGCCCGGGGCCGGTCCAACGGCGAGATCGCGGCCGAACTGGTGGTCGCCGAGCAGACCGTCAAGACCCACGTGGGTCGGGTGCTCGGCAAGCTGGGCCTACGCGATCGGGCGCAGGCGGTGGTCGTCGCCTACGAGTCGGGGTTGGTCGCAGCGGGCGAATAG
- a CDS encoding sensor histidine kinase has protein sequence MSIPSSLGVVRPLWHLIAGPDQPPTSGWRPRWWPRWRIPLVQAGLLLLIGLTVAAVNYLQDERNLPELLAIPLALGSTLPMAVALRRPLLAWRICYPLLYLGVVDFSPREAWPWHPMQVIGTLFVFGILAVRADTGVSTWAAGLTLIPVFLFAETPANGYGIIVLFAVVLLLGDQFRRRRQSQRALVEQAELSELEKARRAVLEERTRIAREMHDVVAHHMSMIAVQAETAPYRLDTLPEPARAEFTAIAGSARQALTDMRRLLGVLRSESASPETAPQPGLADIAELVEAARRAGMVVTLDESPPPTEQAGPSETAEQAGPPEETGHAGPPEAVGLAAYRIVQEALANAARHAPGAAVRVTLRPEQEMITVRVENDDTGTPTGAPTRGAGHGLTGMRERARLLGGTFTAAPAGGGFTVEAELPYDGKDGNR, from the coding sequence GTGAGTATTCCTTCGTCTTTGGGCGTCGTACGGCCGCTGTGGCACCTGATCGCCGGCCCGGACCAGCCGCCGACCAGCGGCTGGCGACCCCGCTGGTGGCCCCGCTGGCGGATCCCCCTCGTCCAGGCCGGTCTGCTGCTCCTCATCGGGCTGACCGTCGCCGCCGTCAACTACCTACAGGACGAACGGAACCTACCGGAGCTGCTCGCCATTCCGCTCGCTCTCGGCAGCACGTTGCCGATGGCGGTCGCCCTGCGCCGCCCGCTGCTCGCCTGGCGAATCTGCTACCCGCTGCTCTACCTGGGAGTCGTCGACTTTTCGCCGAGGGAAGCCTGGCCCTGGCATCCGATGCAGGTCATCGGCACCCTGTTCGTCTTCGGCATCCTGGCCGTCCGCGCCGACACCGGGGTCTCCACCTGGGCCGCAGGGCTGACCCTGATCCCGGTCTTCCTGTTTGCCGAGACTCCGGCCAATGGGTACGGCATCATCGTGCTCTTCGCGGTCGTACTGCTGCTCGGCGACCAGTTTCGTCGGCGGCGGCAGAGCCAGCGGGCCCTCGTCGAACAGGCCGAGCTGAGCGAACTGGAGAAGGCCCGTCGGGCGGTGCTGGAGGAACGCACCCGGATCGCCCGGGAGATGCACGACGTGGTGGCGCACCACATGTCGATGATCGCGGTGCAGGCGGAGACCGCGCCGTACCGACTCGACACGCTGCCGGAGCCAGCCCGCGCCGAGTTCACCGCGATCGCCGGGTCGGCCCGGCAGGCACTCACCGACATGCGCCGACTGCTCGGTGTGCTCCGCAGCGAGTCGGCAAGCCCGGAGACCGCCCCCCAGCCGGGACTGGCCGACATCGCCGAGCTCGTCGAGGCCGCCCGGCGGGCCGGCATGGTCGTCACCCTCGACGAATCCCCGCCTCCGACGGAGCAGGCCGGGCCGTCGGAGACGGCGGAGCAGGCCGGGCCACCGGAGGAGACGGGGCACGCCGGGCCGCCGGAAGCGGTGGGGCTGGCCGCGTACCGGATCGTGCAGGAGGCCCTGGCCAATGCGGCCCGGCACGCCCCCGGCGCGGCGGTCCGGGTCACCCTCCGCCCGGAGCAGGAAATGATCACGGTACGGGTCGAGAACGACGACACCGGCACTCCGACCGGCGCACCGACCCGGGGTGCCGGGCACGGGCTGACCGGGATGCGGGAACGAGCCCGCCTCCTCGGCGGTACGTTCACCGCCGCACCGGCCGGCGGCGGGTTCACCGTCGAGGCCGAACTGCCGTACGACGGGAAGGACGGGAACCGATGA
- a CDS encoding DUF58 domain-containing protein yields the protein MARTDAVTASGAWPTGGSTASGSTTGNTSGRAEAVLSRLQLLVTRKLDGLLQGDYVGLLPGPGTEAGESREYRPGDDVRRMDWPVTARTTVPHVRRTVADRELETWLAVDLSASLDFGTGRWLKRDLVVAASAAVAHLTVRGGNRIGAVVASGGSGAAPATGRSARSASGRSAGAASGGSAGVDGILRLPARPGRKEAQGLLRAIAGTEVRPGRSDLGALIDMLNRPPRRRGVAVVISDFLAPPEQWGRPLRKLAVRHDVLAIEVVDPRELELPDVGVLALVDPETGEMHEVQTADPRLRRRYAEAASVQRSAIANELRAAGAAHLRLRTDSDWLLDMVRFVAAQRHARTRGTTR from the coding sequence CTGGCCCGGACGGATGCCGTGACGGCAAGCGGTGCCTGGCCGACCGGTGGGTCGACGGCCAGCGGGTCGACGACCGGAAACACCTCTGGCCGAGCCGAGGCGGTGCTGTCCCGACTGCAGTTGCTGGTCACCCGCAAACTCGACGGCCTGCTTCAGGGCGACTACGTCGGGCTGCTGCCCGGACCCGGCACCGAGGCGGGGGAGTCACGGGAATACCGCCCCGGTGACGACGTACGGCGGATGGACTGGCCGGTCACGGCCCGGACCACCGTGCCGCACGTCCGGCGGACGGTCGCCGACCGGGAGTTGGAGACCTGGCTGGCGGTGGACCTGTCGGCCAGTCTCGACTTCGGCACCGGTCGTTGGCTCAAACGGGATCTGGTGGTGGCCGCCTCGGCGGCCGTGGCGCACCTGACCGTACGCGGTGGCAACCGGATCGGCGCGGTGGTGGCCAGCGGGGGCAGCGGTGCCGCTCCGGCCACCGGAAGATCGGCCAGGTCGGCCTCCGGCCGGTCAGCCGGCGCAGCTTCCGGCGGGTCGGCCGGGGTCGACGGGATATTGCGCCTGCCCGCCCGGCCCGGCCGCAAGGAGGCACAGGGACTGCTGCGGGCCATCGCCGGCACCGAGGTCCGCCCCGGTCGCAGCGACCTCGGCGCGTTGATCGACATGCTCAACCGCCCGCCGCGTCGGCGGGGGGTGGCGGTGGTGATCTCCGACTTCCTGGCCCCGCCCGAGCAGTGGGGTCGTCCGCTGCGCAAGCTGGCGGTACGGCACGACGTGCTCGCCATCGAGGTGGTCGACCCACGTGAGCTGGAGCTGCCCGACGTCGGGGTACTCGCGTTGGTCGACCCGGAGACCGGTGAGATGCACGAGGTGCAGACCGCCGACCCCCGCCTGCGTCGCCGCTACGCCGAGGCGGCCTCGGTGCAGCGCTCCGCCATCGCCAACGAACTACGCGCCGCCGGGGCGGCGCACCTGCGTCTGCGTACCGACTCCGACTGGCTGCTGGACATGGTGCGGTTCGTCGCCGCGCAACGACACGCACGTACCCGAGGGACGACACGATGA
- a CDS encoding NUDIX hydrolase, which translates to MKDDVDGIDSVADQVRSRVSAYAIAVTEGRLLLTQLSGTSPVFLPGLWHLPGGGIDPGEQPQESLTRELYEETGLDLLDARLVEARTYTARRLGVNWHLVGLFYVVDVAPGPPTVTRTDDSTCAVSWIPLAGLDKSTLSPAAIDSLAMIDT; encoded by the coding sequence ATGAAGGACGACGTCGACGGGATCGACAGTGTGGCCGATCAGGTACGTTCGCGCGTCTCGGCGTATGCGATCGCTGTCACGGAGGGCCGGTTGCTGCTGACGCAGCTCTCGGGTACGTCACCGGTCTTCCTGCCCGGGCTGTGGCACTTACCCGGTGGGGGGATCGACCCGGGCGAGCAGCCGCAGGAGTCGCTGACCCGTGAACTGTACGAGGAGACCGGCCTCGATCTCCTTGATGCCCGACTGGTGGAGGCGCGGACGTACACGGCTCGTCGACTCGGAGTGAACTGGCATCTGGTGGGGCTCTTCTACGTCGTCGATGTCGCACCCGGGCCACCTACGGTCACCAGGACCGATGACTCCACCTGTGCCGTCAGCTGGATACCCCTGGCAGGCCTGGATAAATCAACACTTTCCCCCGCGGCCATCGACAGTCTGGCGATGATCGACACCTAG
- a CDS encoding ferrochelatase encodes MEYDALVLVSFGGPERPDDVLPFLANVTRGRGIPPERLAQVAEHYQQFGGVSPINQQCRDLIAALEADFAANGLDLPVYWGNRNWHPMLADTVAQMRDDGVRRALAFVTSAYGGYSSCRQYQEDIAAARAAVGPDAPLIDKLRQFWDHPGFVEPHADAVRAALGTLDPARRDSTRLVFTAHSVPVTMAAASGPEGGRYEAQLHEVARLVAGIAAPDLPYDLVWQSRSGPPHVPWLEPDVNDHLAVLAADGVTSVVISPIGFVSDHLEVVWDLDTEAAGTAQRLGLDFVRAATPGTDPRFVSMVRELVVERFATADLAGERAPTEGPTPPVDLPPRRRLGTLPVWDTCPAGCCQPTRRP; translated from the coding sequence ATGGAGTACGACGCGCTTGTCCTGGTCTCCTTCGGCGGTCCGGAACGACCGGACGACGTGCTGCCGTTCCTGGCCAACGTGACCCGGGGCCGGGGAATCCCCCCGGAGCGGCTGGCCCAGGTGGCCGAGCACTACCAGCAGTTCGGCGGGGTGTCCCCGATCAATCAGCAGTGCCGCGACCTGATCGCCGCGCTGGAGGCGGACTTCGCCGCGAACGGGCTCGACCTGCCCGTCTACTGGGGCAACCGGAACTGGCACCCGATGCTGGCCGACACCGTCGCCCAGATGCGCGACGACGGGGTGCGCCGGGCGTTGGCCTTCGTGACCAGCGCATACGGCGGCTACTCCTCCTGTCGGCAGTACCAGGAGGACATCGCCGCAGCCCGGGCCGCAGTCGGACCGGATGCTCCGCTGATCGACAAGCTACGTCAGTTCTGGGACCACCCGGGCTTCGTGGAGCCGCACGCCGACGCGGTACGGGCCGCGCTGGGCACCCTGGACCCAGCCCGCCGGGACAGCACCCGACTGGTGTTCACGGCGCACTCCGTACCGGTGACGATGGCGGCGGCCTCCGGCCCGGAGGGCGGCCGGTACGAGGCCCAGCTCCACGAGGTCGCCCGCCTGGTGGCCGGGATCGCCGCGCCCGACCTGCCGTACGACCTGGTGTGGCAGAGCCGATCCGGACCACCGCACGTGCCGTGGCTGGAACCGGACGTCAACGACCATTTGGCGGTGCTCGCCGCCGACGGGGTCACCTCGGTGGTGATCAGCCCGATCGGGTTCGTCTCCGACCATCTGGAGGTGGTGTGGGACCTGGACACCGAGGCGGCGGGCACCGCACAGCGGCTCGGGCTGGACTTCGTCCGGGCGGCCACCCCGGGCACCGATCCGCGGTTCGTGTCGATGGTCCGGGAACTGGTCGTCGAGCGGTTCGCCACCGCTGACCTGGCGGGTGAGCGGGCACCGACCGAGGGGCCGACGCCACCGGTGGATCTACCACCACGTCGCCGGCTCGGTACGCTGCCGGTCTGGGACACCTGCCCGGCCGGTTGCTGCCAGCCGACCCGGCGGCCCTGA
- a CDS encoding HAD-IIA family hydrolase: MDGVLVHEGQPVPGAPEFINRLRGSGKPFLVLTNNSIYTPRDLQARLTRMGFDVPEHAIWTSALATAQFLADQRPGGTAYVIGEAGLTTALHSVGYVLSDYEPDYVVLGETRTYSFEAITKAVRLISGGARFICTNPDVTGPSNEGLLPAAGSVAAMISKATGVAPYFVGKPNPMMMRSALNTIDAHSETTAMIGDRMDTDVLCGLEAGLQTILVLTGIATRIEAEHYPYRPSRIVASVADLIDEV; this comes from the coding sequence ATGGACGGCGTACTGGTGCACGAGGGGCAGCCGGTGCCGGGCGCCCCGGAGTTCATCAACCGGCTACGCGGGTCGGGCAAGCCGTTCCTGGTGCTGACCAACAACTCGATCTACACGCCGCGCGACCTCCAGGCCCGGCTGACCCGGATGGGTTTCGACGTGCCGGAGCACGCGATCTGGACCTCCGCGCTGGCCACCGCGCAGTTCCTCGCCGATCAACGGCCGGGTGGCACCGCGTACGTGATCGGGGAGGCCGGGCTGACCACGGCGCTGCACTCTGTCGGCTACGTGCTCAGCGACTACGAGCCGGACTACGTGGTGCTGGGGGAGACCCGGACCTACAGTTTCGAGGCGATCACCAAGGCGGTCCGGCTGATCTCCGGCGGTGCCCGGTTCATCTGCACCAATCCCGACGTGACCGGTCCATCCAACGAGGGGCTGTTGCCGGCGGCGGGATCGGTGGCCGCGATGATCTCGAAGGCGACCGGGGTGGCCCCGTACTTCGTGGGCAAGCCCAACCCGATGATGATGCGGTCGGCGCTGAACACGATCGACGCGCACTCCGAGACCACCGCGATGATCGGCGACCGGATGGACACCGACGTCCTGTGCGGGCTGGAGGCGGGCCTCCAGACGATCCTGGTGCTCACCGGTATCGCCACCCGGATCGAGGCGGAGCATTACCCGTACCGTCCGTCCCGGATCGTGGCCTCGGTGGCCGACCTGATTGACGAGGTGTGA